Proteins encoded together in one Actinomycetota bacterium window:
- a CDS encoding biotin transporter BioY — MIDAVWPAAGGWRDVALILGGSLLIALAAQVQVLLPFSPVPLTAQTFAVL; from the coding sequence ATGATCGACGCCGTTTGGCCCGCGGCAGGAGGGTGGCGGGATGTGGCCCTCATCCTCGGAGGCAGCCTCCTGATCGCACTGGCGGCTCAGGTCCAAGTCCTCCTTCCCTTCTCCCCCGTCCCCCTCACTGCTCAGACGTTCGCCGTGCTCC
- a CDS encoding OsmC family protein: MNEEIELNGVNVTEMLRFKDMVVQDFTKADRNPALVANWVGGSRSRVEFKNKVVHMGGDDDLNPMQMFLATLAACDVDLVAMHASFLGLKIESLSVEATGHFNVQSYLGLDGAQGSGYDAIAYTVRLSAPGITTEQVAHLRERCERSSPVGDSLRRVIPLKLEFEANR, encoded by the coding sequence ATGAACGAAGAAATCGAACTCAACGGCGTTAATGTGACCGAAATGCTGCGATTCAAAGATATGGTCGTGCAAGACTTCACGAAAGCAGATCGCAATCCTGCACTGGTCGCAAATTGGGTCGGGGGCTCGCGTTCACGGGTTGAGTTCAAGAATAAGGTCGTCCACATGGGCGGCGATGACGACCTCAACCCGATGCAGATGTTCCTCGCGACGCTGGCCGCGTGCGACGTGGACTTGGTGGCAATGCACGCCTCATTCCTCGGCCTCAAGATCGAGAGCCTCTCAGTGGAAGCCACCGGGCATTTCAACGTGCAGTCGTACTTGGGTTTGGACGGTGCGCAAGGGTCTGGATACGACGCGATTGCCTACACTGTGCGTCTCTCCGCGCCAGGCATAACAACTGAGCAGGTTGCTCACTTGCGCGAGCGATGTGAGCGGTCATCACCTGTGGGCGACTCACTGAGACGTGTGATTCCATTGAAGTTGGAGTTCGAGGCGAACAGGTAG
- a CDS encoding aminoglycoside adenylyltransferase family protein: protein MLKAADQHLIDRALGLVRSVLDSDAVAAYLFGSAVLGGLQPESDLDVLVVSKRRTTRTEKQRLVRGLLAASGQMTPEGMWRRIELTIVVERDVKPWRYPASFDFQYGDWLRSEFESGNVEPWQTTVNPDLATLITMVMLANSPLLGPPPAEIFDPVPNDDLLRAMVSDIDRLRGDIESDTRNVILTLARIWSTVATGVIRSKGAAADWALDRLPETHRPVLARARAIYVGEQAERWDDLEGHIGPHSDYVVAEIRRLDRTTSEHL, encoded by the coding sequence GTGCTCAAAGCCGCTGACCAGCATCTGATTGATCGTGCCTTGGGCCTCGTCCGCTCCGTACTCGATTCGGATGCAGTCGCCGCCTACTTGTTCGGGTCGGCAGTACTCGGCGGCCTGCAACCAGAGAGCGACCTCGACGTGCTCGTGGTGTCGAAGCGGCGGACGACGCGCACGGAGAAGCAGCGTCTCGTCCGTGGTCTCCTCGCCGCGTCGGGACAGATGACGCCGGAAGGGATGTGGCGGCGCATCGAGTTGACGATCGTGGTCGAGCGCGACGTCAAGCCGTGGCGCTATCCGGCGAGCTTCGACTTCCAGTACGGAGACTGGCTGCGGAGTGAATTCGAGAGCGGCAACGTCGAGCCGTGGCAGACGACCGTGAACCCTGATCTAGCTACGCTGATCACGATGGTCATGCTGGCGAATTCGCCCCTTCTCGGTCCGCCTCCCGCTGAGATCTTCGATCCCGTGCCTAACGACGACCTTCTCAGGGCGATGGTAAGCGACATCGACAGGCTGCGAGGCGATATCGAGTCCGACACACGGAATGTGATTCTGACGCTCGCTCGCATCTGGAGCACGGTCGCGACGGGCGTCATTCGGTCGAAGGGCGCCGCAGCAGACTGGGCGCTCGACCGGCTGCCCGAGACACACCGTCCGGTTCTCGCTCGTGCACGTGCGATCTACGTTGGCGAACAAGCCGAACGATGGGACGACCTCGAGGGTCACATTGGCCCTCACAGCGATTATGTCGTCGCCGAGATCAGACGCCTTGACCGCACGACGTCCGAACACCTCTGA